The following proteins are co-located in the Triticum aestivum cultivar Chinese Spring chromosome 1A, IWGSC CS RefSeq v2.1, whole genome shotgun sequence genome:
- the LOC123181660 gene encoding CTD small phosphatase-like protein 2 yields the protein MANQVASEVIEIIEDDNSVGEECWDLLEVICSFAFQDLNPASTSSAHFQASSEFNVEDYVNEGGDGILAAPSFFADGDGILAAPNHTIINSNEKPQDPGQSCSLLPSSPTEDSPLYMLATSDGALSNKYVMDDLTTMSGSHVVLPSIQENVGASSIAFAGTTADMCFVKNPQSQFLGQPSTCSSPEIIDLTQIDDMDETDDVPMELAPIPELDALTDMDQIDNVPMLLPRKNVTLALDLDGTLIHSARYDHGADFSFPMRRGEEEYTVYVKKRPHVDAFLEEAAHMFELVVFTASTSSYANQVINALDPENRLISRRFFRESCVSVDGNYQKDLTIIEADLAKVAIVDNTPEVFQQQVNNGIAIKSWSSGRYDISLLELIPFLETIADADDVRPIIADKFAN from the exons ATGGCGAACCAGGTAGCTTCTGAGGTTATTGAGATCATTGAAGATGACAATTCTGTAGGTGAAGAATGTTGGGATTTGCTTGAG GTTATTTGTTCTTTTGCTTTTCAG GATTTAAATCCAGCGTCCACTTCCTCAGCACATTTTCAGGCCAGTTCTGAGTTTAATGTAGAAGATTATGTCAATGAAG GTGGAGATGGAATTCTAGCAGCACCTTCCTTTTTTGctgatggagatggaattttagcAGCACCAAATCATACTATCATCAATAGTAATGAAAAACCTCAAGACCCGGGTCAGAGTTGCAGCCTGCTGCCCAGTTCCCCAACTGAGGATTCTCCTCTTTATATGCTTGCTACTTCAGATGGGGCTCTAAGTAATAAATATGTTATGGATGACTTGACAACCATGAGTGGCAGTCATGTAGTACTCCCTTCCATTCAGGAAAATGTAGGGGCCAGCAGTATTGCCTTTGCTGGTACAACTGCAGACATGTGCTTTGTTAAGAACCCGCAGTCTCAATTCCTTGGTCAGCCTTCAACTTGCTCTTCACCGGAAATAATTGATCTTACTCAGATTGATGACATGGATGAAACTGATGATGTACCAATGGAATTAGCACCTATACCTGAATTAGATGCTCTTACAGACATGGATCAGATTGATAACGTACCAATGTTACTACCTAGGAAGAATGTCACTCTTGCACTAGATCTTGATG GCACCCTTATCCACTCAGCAAGGTACGACCATGGCGCGGACTTCTCATTTCCTATGCGCCGTGGAGAAGAAGAGTACACTGTCTACGTGAAGAAGAGACCACATGTAGATGCCTTCCTTGAAGAGGCGGCTCATATGTTTGAGCTTGTTGTATTTACGGCTAGCACAAGCTCTTATGCAAACCAAGTGATTAATGCATTGGATCCTGAGAACAGACTGATATCACGGCGTTTTTTCCGGGAGTCATGTGTCTCGGTAGATGGAAACTACCAGAAGGATCTGACCATTATTGAAGCTGATCTTGCAAAGGTTGCGATTGTTGACAATACCCCTGAG GTTTTCCAGCAACAGGTGAATAATGGGATAGCCATAAAGAGCTGGTCAAGTGGCCGGTATGACATTTCGCTGCTTGAGCTGATCCCCTTCTTGGAAACAATTGCTGACGCGGATGATGTCCGGCCGATCATTGCAGACAAATTTGCCAATTAA